The nucleotide window GGTCTTCGAGGACCACGGCACCGAGAAGCCCGACGCGTGGTACGACCTGCCGGCCTACTACAAGGGCAACCCCGACAGCACCGTCCCGCCGAACTCCGAGGTCGAGTGGCCCGACTACACCGACCGGCTGGACTTCGAACTCGAACTCGGCGTGGTGGTCGGTCGGGAGTGTCGCGATATCGACGCGAGCGAGGCCGGGGAGTACATCGCCGGCTACACAGTCTTCAACGACTTCAGTGCCCGCGATATCCAGAGCGAGGAGATGGAGATGGGTCTGGGCCCGGGCAAGGGGAAGGACTTCGCGAACGGCTTCGGCCCCTACCTCGTCACCGCCGATGCCTTCGACCCGGCCGACGCCCGGATGACCGCCCGGGTCAACGGCGAGGTCTGGAGCGAGGGCAACAGCGGCGAGGCCCACCACTCCGTCGGCGACATGCTCGAACACGCGGCGATGGGCGAAACCCTCCATCCTGGTGACGTGCTGGGCACCGGCACCGTCGGCGGCGGCTGTGGCTACGACCTGGACCGGTGGATCGACCACGGCGACACTATCGAACTGGAGATCGAGGGGATCGGGACGCTGCGACACACCGTCAGCTGAGACGCGACGGGTCGGGAGAACCGGCCGCAGCCGGTCAGTCGTCGCCCGGCGTCGCCATTCCCTCGGAGCCTGCGAAGGTGGCCCCGTACCGCCGGAGCACCCACACGGTCAGCCCGAGCGCGAGAAGGGCGATGGCGGCGATCAACAGGAAGGCCGTCCGGTAGCCGGCGCGCTCGATGACGACGCCGAAGACCGTCGGGGCGACCGCGCTGCCGAGCATGATCCCGACCGTGATGGCCGCGAAGTTCTGGCCGAGGTCCGCGCGCCCGGAGATCCGGTCGGCCAGCGTCGACCGCGCGGGGGCGCTGGGGCTGCGGACCCCGCCTATCAGGACGACCGCGCCCACGGCCGCGAGCGCCGGCAGAATTCCAGAGGCGAGCACCCCGACGACGAGCGCCACGAGCGCGTAGCTGGCGACCATCACCGGCCCCGGCGCGACCACGTCCGCGAGCGTCCCGCCGACGAGGATCATGACCGCGCTGGCGACGAACATCCCCGTCAGTGCGAGGTTGGCGACGCTCTGGGAGACGCCGTAGCCGTTCTCCAGGAAGACCGCGGCGTAGGAGGTCACTCCCCACGCGGCCGTCGAGGAGACCAGCGCCAGCGCCGCCAGCGCGACGATCGCTGGCGAGTCCGTCAGTTCGCCGACCCGCTCGCGGAAGCTCGACAGGGCCGCCCGCGCGCGGTCAGCCGCGCCCGCGTCGGCCGCGCCCGCACCGCTCGCGCCCGCGGCCGGGGTATCGCCCTCGACCAGCGCCGGCCGAGTGACGGAGCCGTCGACGAGGAAGTGGAGCGCGAGGGTCGCGAGAAGCCCGTAGACCGCGCCGACGCCGGCGAGCAGGCCAAGTGCCACGCGCCAGGAGTAGCCCGCCGCGAGCACGCCCGTGATGACCGCGGGCGCCGCCGCGAATCCGAGGCTGCCGGCGAAGCCGTGCACCGAGAAGGCCCGCCCGCGGTAGGACTCGGGCGTGGCATCGGAGAGCAGCGGGAAGTGGACCGGGTGGTGGGCGGCGACCCCGAGGCCGACGACGGCCTGGCCGACCACCAGCCACGCGAAGGAGGGCGCGGCGGCGACGATAGCGACGCCGAGGGTGCCCAGGCCCAGACAGGCCGCGAGCACGAGCGTCCGCGAGCGGGTATCGGAGAGGTAGCCGTAGGGGAGCAGGCAGGCGGTGTTGACCAGCGACTGGACGCCCATCGCCACGCCGAGCGCGCCCAGCCCGACCGCAAACGAGCCGGTGAGGACGGTGAGGATGGGCGGCAGGATCACGAGGTACATGTGGTTGATGAAATGCGAGCCACTGACCAGCGCGACCACCAGCCCGGACTCCCCGCTGACCTCCTCCGGTACCATCTATCGGGATGGCGGGCGCCTGGAGTAAAGTCGTTGCTACTGTCTCTCGCGGCACGCTCTCTGCATGGAGTACGGTCCGCGATTTGTGTGTAGCTGAATGAGTTCGCACTCGAGAAGACCGAGCAGCAAGAAAGCCCCCGGCGGCTGCGGTCCCGGGGCTCGCTGCGCTCCTCGCTTCGCTGCGGTGCTTACGTCGCCCGGGTTCCCCCAGCCGCCGGCCCCTTTCAGCCCCACCCGCGTGGAATGCCGGGCCAGCATTGGGCGCGCGCTGTCGCGGCTCCGGCCGCGACGACTGCCGTGCGAGGGATGAGCGACCGAGCGGAGCGAGGGAGCGAATCGGCTGGGGAGGTGTGTGGCAAGCGTTGCGCGAACGGAGTGAGCGCAACGGAGACGCGAGCGGCAACGCCGCGAGCGCGGGTGGGGCTGAAAGGGGCGAGCCGGTGGACGAGCGAGACGACGCAAGCACTACAGCGAACGCAGTGAGCGAAGCGCGCAGCGAGTCGTAGCCGTCCACCGGCTCGGGGCTTTCTTGCTGTTCCGAACGCAGTTCCAACTCTCACGGACACCACCCACCCCGAAGCTTATCCAGACCCGCCGCGACCAAACACCATGGCCTGGTACGACCTCACACAGCCGTTCCACGCCGGGATGCCCGGCTCGAGTTCCCTGCCCGAACCCGAGGTAGAGACACTCTCGACCGTCGAGGAGGACGGCAGCCACGTCCAGCGCTACGCCGCCCCGACCCACATCGGGACCCACGTCGACGCCCCCCTCCA belongs to Salinirussus salinus and includes:
- a CDS encoding MFS transporter; the encoded protein is MVPEEVSGESGLVVALVSGSHFINHMYLVILPPILTVLTGSFAVGLGALGVAMGVQSLVNTACLLPYGYLSDTRSRTLVLAACLGLGTLGVAIVAAAPSFAWLVVGQAVVGLGVAAHHPVHFPLLSDATPESYRGRAFSVHGFAGSLGFAAAPAVITGVLAAGYSWRVALGLLAGVGAVYGLLATLALHFLVDGSVTRPALVEGDTPAAGASGAGAADAGAADRARAALSSFRERVGELTDSPAIVALAALALVSSTAAWGVTSYAAVFLENGYGVSQSVANLALTGMFVASAVMILVGGTLADVVAPGPVMVASYALVALVVGVLASGILPALAAVGAVVLIGGVRSPSAPARSTLADRISGRADLGQNFAAITVGIMLGSAVAPTVFGVVIERAGYRTAFLLIAAIALLALGLTVWVLRRYGATFAGSEGMATPGDD
- a CDS encoding fumarylacetoacetate hydrolase family protein, with product MRLATFTVGTTVGPIDRVGVTYGDSLVDLTAGYAALLAAEGRTRPVEAARALVPPDMLELLHNGPEAIEAAREVRVAAADGDLPAEGPRGGRVVYGEEEVSLRAPLPRPNTIRDFSVFEDHGTEKPDAWYDLPAYYKGNPDSTVPPNSEVEWPDYTDRLDFELELGVVVGRECRDIDASEAGEYIAGYTVFNDFSARDIQSEEMEMGLGPGKGKDFANGFGPYLVTADAFDPADARMTARVNGEVWSEGNSGEAHHSVGDMLEHAAMGETLHPGDVLGTGTVGGGCGYDLDRWIDHGDTIELEIEGIGTLRHTVS